In bacterium, a single genomic region encodes these proteins:
- the ftsH gene encoding ATP-dependent zinc metalloprotease FtsH, translating into MTNRYMRSLIVWAVILAVAFPFALQLWRRTPREEMSYSVFIDQVQSGQVSQAEIGDGVVVGKLKNGQQFTVYVPQGDTSYIDLLKARGVVIKVEPRSRSALWPTLLSTMLPILLLVGLWMLMLRQAQSGSNQAMSFGKSRARLHTEGKPKVTFSDVAGVEEAKEELQEIIEFLKYPKKFQALGAKIPRGVLLVGPPGSGKTLLAKAIAGEAEVPFFSISGSEFVEMFVGVGASRVRDLFDQAKKSVPCLVFIDEIDAVGRQRGAGLGGGHDEREQTLNQLLVEMDGFDPNSGIIVIAATNRPDILDPALLRPGRFDRRIVVDNPDTKGRRAILEVHVKGKPIAEDADLGVLAKRTPGFSGADLANMVNEAALLAARRDKKSIGAAEMDEAIDRVIAGPQRRSRILSPKDRELTAHHEAGHVLLAKVIPGADPPHKVTILPRGMALGYVMFAPPEDKYTYTRAEILARITVGLGGRVAEEIVFNEVTTGAQNDFEAATELARKMVTEYGMSNKLGPLSLGRRHGPVFLGRDLVESRNYSEEIAFEIDKEIRRIIDECYERARAAILEHRGALDRIAQALIEYESLEAEDLSRLFAGEPLVRAETEAAAPLEPRAESAVPAARLRPEAPVPQLQPKPEASG; encoded by the coding sequence GTGACGAACCGGTACATGCGCAGTCTAATCGTTTGGGCCGTGATCCTGGCGGTCGCGTTCCCCTTTGCCCTGCAACTCTGGCGCCGCACCCCGCGCGAGGAGATGTCCTACAGCGTCTTCATTGACCAGGTGCAGTCCGGGCAGGTGAGCCAGGCCGAGATTGGGGACGGGGTCGTCGTAGGGAAGCTGAAGAACGGCCAGCAGTTCACCGTCTACGTGCCGCAGGGCGACACGTCCTACATAGACCTGCTGAAGGCCCGGGGGGTTGTGATCAAGGTCGAGCCCCGCTCTCGCTCGGCACTGTGGCCGACCCTGCTGTCCACGATGCTGCCGATCCTGCTGCTGGTGGGTCTCTGGATGCTGATGCTGCGACAGGCGCAGTCGGGCAGCAACCAGGCGATGTCGTTTGGAAAGAGCCGGGCCCGGCTGCACACCGAGGGCAAACCCAAGGTCACCTTCAGCGACGTGGCCGGCGTGGAGGAAGCCAAGGAAGAGCTCCAGGAGATCATCGAGTTCCTTAAGTACCCCAAGAAGTTCCAGGCGCTGGGCGCCAAGATACCGCGTGGCGTGCTGCTGGTGGGCCCGCCGGGCTCGGGCAAGACGCTGCTGGCCAAGGCGATCGCCGGCGAGGCCGAGGTTCCGTTCTTCTCGATCTCCGGCTCGGAATTCGTCGAGATGTTCGTCGGCGTCGGCGCCTCCCGAGTGCGCGACCTCTTCGACCAGGCCAAGAAGAGCGTGCCGTGCCTGGTCTTCATTGACGAGATAGACGCGGTGGGTCGCCAGCGAGGGGCAGGGCTCGGCGGCGGGCACGACGAGCGCGAGCAGACGCTCAACCAGCTCCTGGTCGAGATGGATGGGTTCGATCCCAACAGCGGGATAATCGTGATCGCGGCCACGAACCGGCCCGACATCCTGGACCCGGCTCTACTGCGCCCCGGGCGGTTTGACCGGCGAATCGTGGTGGACAACCCGGACACCAAGGGCCGCCGCGCCATCCTCGAGGTCCACGTCAAGGGCAAGCCCATCGCCGAGGACGCGGATCTGGGCGTGCTGGCCAAGCGGACGCCCGGGTTCTCCGGCGCCGATTTGGCCAACATGGTCAACGAGGCGGCGCTGCTGGCGGCGCGGCGCGACAAGAAGAGTATCGGGGCGGCCGAGATGGACGAGGCGATAGACCGGGTGATCGCCGGCCCCCAGCGCCGGAGCCGCATCCTGTCCCCGAAGGACCGCGAGCTGACGGCCCATCACGAGGCGGGCCACGTGTTGCTCGCCAAGGTAATCCCAGGAGCCGACCCGCCGCACAAGGTCACGATTCTGCCGCGCGGCATGGCGCTCGGATATGTGATGTTTGCGCCGCCGGAGGACAAGTACACCTACACGCGCGCGGAGATCCTGGCACGAATCACCGTGGGATTGGGCGGGCGCGTCGCAGAGGAGATAGTCTTCAACGAGGTCACCACCGGCGCGCAGAACGACTTCGAGGCAGCAACCGAGCTTGCCCGCAAGATGGTCACGGAGTACGGCATGAGCAACAAGCTGGGCCCGCTCTCGCTGGGCAGGCGGCACGGGCCGGTCTTCCTCGGCCGCGACCTGGTGGAGAGCCGCAACTACAGCGAGGAGATCGCCTTCGAGATAGACAAGGAGATTCGCCGAATCATTGACGAATGCTATGAGCGGGCGCGCGCGGCCATCCTGGAACACAGGGGCGCGCTCGACCGCATCGCACAGGCGCTGATTGAGTACGAGAGCCTGGAAGCCGAGGATCTCAGCCGGCTCTTCGCGGGTGAACCGCTGGTGCGGGCCGAGACCGAGGCGGCCGCTCCGCTGGAGCCGCGCGCCGAATCCGCCGTACCTGCGGCGCGTCTGAGGCCGGAGGCGCCGGTGCCGCAGTTGCAGCCGAAGCCGGAGGCGTCCGGATAG
- a CDS encoding isochorismatase family cysteine hydrolase has translation MTREVEVPPYTVEATVVAPPATTALVVVDMQNDFVTPGGALVVPDAAGTVPAIARLLERTRAAGARVFYTQDTHRNGDPEFAIWGDHAVEGTWGWQIVEPLRPAPGDRVVQKPSYDGFFGTSLDHELRAAGIRTLVVCGTVANVCVLHTAGSAALYGYKVVLPVDAVSAIVPFDLEVAIRQVAFLYRGTITTTDALTVGP, from the coding sequence ATGACGCGCGAGGTTGAGGTTCCTCCCTACACCGTGGAGGCAACCGTGGTCGCACCCCCGGCGACGACGGCCCTGGTGGTTGTGGACATGCAGAACGACTTCGTTACTCCCGGCGGCGCGCTGGTGGTCCCCGATGCCGCCGGCACGGTCCCGGCCATTGCGCGCCTGCTGGAGAGGACCCGCGCGGCGGGCGCGCGCGTCTTCTACACCCAGGACACCCACCGCAACGGCGACCCTGAGTTCGCGATCTGGGGCGACCACGCGGTCGAGGGCACCTGGGGATGGCAGATCGTGGAACCCCTGCGGCCTGCCCCCGGCGACCGGGTAGTCCAGAAGCCCAGCTACGACGGGTTCTTCGGGACCTCGCTGGACCACGAGCTGCGGGCGGCCGGCATCCGGACCCTTGTAGTGTGCGGTACGGTGGCCAACGTCTGCGTCCTGCACACCGCCGGAAGCGCTGCGCTGTACGGCTACAAGGTGGTTCTGCCCGTGGACGCGGTGTCGGCGATCGTCCCGTTCGATCTTGAGGTGGCGATCCGCCAGGTCGCGTTTCTATATCGCGGGACGATTACCACGACCGACGCGCTGACCGTGGGGCCGTGA
- the hutH gene encoding histidine ammonia-lyase, producing the protein MLVRLGETLTIGDVVAVAEGRAQVEVPEGAREALGKARAQVDRIVDAGLPVYAITTGVGKLASVPVSREDADRLQLNIVRSHAAGVGSPAPTGVVRAMMLLRAHGLALGHSGVRPEVVDLLAAFLNRRIHPIVPEQGSVGASGDLAPLAHLALALIGEGEVFVEGERLAARVALERNGLRPLCLRAKEGVALVNGTQYMTGWGSLTVHRALRLCATADAVGAMTLEALRGCSAALHPRLHQLRPHPGQQASAENVRHVIAGSALVDSVPTRVQDAYSLRCLPQVHGAVRDAVSYAAGVVGVELNAVTDNPLLFPEEDLVLSGGNFHGQPVAVAMDFLAVALAGLGTMCERRVERLLNPALSGLPAFLSTDGGLRSGLMLVQYTAAALASENKVLAHPASADSIPTSANQEDHVSMGATAARKAATVVAHLEQVVAIELLCAAQALEFRGAAEMGLGTAAGHAVLRETVPALDDDRVLAPDIEAATELVRSGRLLEAVERAVGVLR; encoded by the coding sequence GTGCTCGTCCGCCTGGGGGAGACGCTGACCATCGGCGACGTCGTCGCCGTGGCCGAGGGCCGCGCGCAGGTAGAGGTGCCGGAGGGCGCACGGGAAGCCCTTGGCAAGGCCCGTGCTCAGGTTGACCGCATTGTTGATGCGGGCCTACCGGTCTACGCCATCACCACGGGCGTCGGGAAACTGGCCTCGGTTCCCGTTTCACGCGAGGACGCCGACCGCCTGCAGCTCAACATCGTCCGCAGCCACGCCGCAGGCGTTGGGTCGCCTGCCCCGACCGGCGTGGTGCGGGCCATGATGCTGCTGCGTGCGCACGGTTTGGCACTGGGACACTCGGGCGTCCGGCCGGAGGTGGTGGACCTGCTGGCTGCGTTCCTCAACCGCCGCATCCACCCCATCGTTCCCGAGCAGGGATCGGTCGGCGCCAGCGGCGACCTGGCGCCCTTGGCGCACCTGGCGCTTGCGCTGATCGGCGAGGGCGAGGTCTTCGTGGAGGGCGAGCGCCTTGCCGCGAGGGTCGCGCTCGAGAGGAACGGACTGCGGCCGCTTTGCCTTCGCGCGAAGGAAGGGGTGGCCCTGGTAAACGGCACGCAGTACATGACCGGTTGGGGATCTCTGACCGTCCACCGTGCACTCCGGCTCTGCGCCACGGCCGATGCCGTGGGTGCCATGACACTGGAGGCCCTGCGGGGCTGCTCGGCGGCGCTTCATCCAAGGCTCCATCAGTTGCGCCCTCATCCCGGACAGCAGGCCAGCGCGGAGAACGTACGACACGTGATCGCGGGAAGCGCGCTGGTGGACAGCGTTCCGACGCGCGTCCAGGATGCCTACAGTCTGCGGTGTCTCCCCCAGGTGCACGGGGCGGTGCGCGACGCAGTCAGCTACGCCGCCGGCGTGGTGGGGGTAGAGCTGAACGCGGTAACCGATAACCCGCTCCTGTTCCCGGAGGAGGATCTGGTTCTCTCGGGCGGCAACTTCCACGGCCAGCCGGTGGCGGTGGCGATGGACTTCCTGGCCGTGGCGCTGGCCGGTCTGGGCACGATGTGCGAGCGAAGGGTGGAACGGCTGCTGAACCCGGCGCTGAGCGGCCTGCCCGCGTTCCTTTCCACGGACGGCGGCCTTCGCTCCGGGTTGATGCTGGTCCAGTACACGGCCGCTGCGCTGGCCTCCGAGAACAAGGTGCTGGCCCACCCGGCCAGCGCCGACAGCATTCCGACCTCCGCGAATCAGGAAGACCACGTAAGCATGGGTGCCACCGCCGCACGCAAGGCGGCCACGGTGGTGGCCCATCTCGAGCAGGTTGTGGCGATCGAGCTGCTGTGCGCGGCCCAGGCCCTCGAGTTCCGCGGCGCCGCGGAGATGGGACTTGGTACCGCAGCCGGCCACGCCGTGTTGCGGGAGACCGTTCCTGCGCTCGACGACGACCGCGTGCTGGCCCCGGATATCGAGGCGGCCACGGAGCTCGTGCGCAGCGGGCGCCTCCTGGAGGCGGTTGAACGCGCAGTCGGGGTGCTTCGGTGA
- the hutU gene encoding urocanate hydratase: MKRVIRAPRGTSLSCRGWPQEAALRMLMNNLDPEVAEKPDDLIVYGGTGKAARNWAAFDALTSALRALGDDETLLVQSGKPVGSFRTHPWAPRVVISNAMLVPAWATWERFWEYEAQGLTMYGQMTAGSWIYIGTQGILQGTYETFAEIARQHFGGSLRGRLVLTAGLGGMGGAQPMAVTMNEGVALVIEADPSRIHRRKSQGWVDRTTDLLDEALRWCGEAKEAGKPLSVALLGNASEILPEVVRRGVVVDVVTDQTSAHDPLEGYIPSGVSAEEAPGLRRQDPAGYVARSRASMARHCEAMVGLLRSGAVVFDYGNNLRGGAREGGFADAFAYPGFVQAYVRPLFCEGKGPFRWVAISGEPADIAATDAAVLALFPDNQGLARWIRLAAERVPFQGLPARICWLGYGERAQAGLVFNELVRTGRVAAPIVIGRDHLDAGSVASPLRETEGMLDGSDAIADWPILNALVNTCAGATWVSVHHGGGVGIGYSIHAGQVSVADGTDLAAQKLERVLTTDPGTGILRHADAGYPAALAAADRWGLRLPGAS; the protein is encoded by the coding sequence GTGAAGCGTGTCATCCGCGCGCCGCGCGGCACCTCGCTCTCCTGCCGTGGGTGGCCACAGGAAGCGGCGCTGCGCATGCTGATGAACAACCTGGATCCCGAGGTGGCCGAGAAGCCGGACGACCTGATCGTCTACGGCGGAACCGGGAAGGCAGCACGGAACTGGGCGGCGTTTGACGCGCTGACCTCTGCCCTGCGCGCGCTGGGCGACGACGAGACGCTGCTGGTGCAGTCGGGCAAGCCCGTGGGCTCCTTCCGCACGCACCCCTGGGCGCCCCGTGTGGTGATCAGCAACGCTATGCTGGTTCCGGCATGGGCCACCTGGGAGCGGTTCTGGGAGTACGAAGCCCAGGGCCTGACGATGTACGGGCAGATGACCGCCGGCTCTTGGATCTACATAGGGACGCAGGGCATCCTGCAGGGCACCTACGAGACGTTCGCTGAGATTGCGCGCCAGCATTTCGGGGGGTCGCTGCGCGGCCGGCTGGTCCTGACTGCCGGGCTTGGGGGCATGGGTGGGGCTCAGCCGATGGCCGTCACGATGAACGAGGGCGTGGCGCTCGTTATCGAGGCCGATCCGTCCCGGATTCACAGGCGCAAGTCGCAGGGTTGGGTGGACCGGACGACGGACTTGCTGGACGAGGCGCTGCGCTGGTGCGGTGAAGCAAAGGAAGCCGGGAAGCCCCTGTCGGTAGCCCTGCTGGGCAACGCCAGCGAGATCCTGCCCGAGGTCGTCCGGCGCGGGGTGGTCGTGGATGTGGTGACCGACCAAACCTCTGCGCACGACCCACTGGAGGGGTACATCCCTTCCGGGGTGAGCGCCGAGGAGGCGCCAGGACTGCGACGGCAGGATCCCGCGGGCTACGTTGCTCGGTCGCGGGCCTCGATGGCCCGCCACTGTGAGGCGATGGTAGGCCTGCTGCGGTCCGGCGCGGTGGTCTTCGACTACGGCAACAACCTCCGCGGAGGCGCCCGCGAGGGTGGCTTTGCGGACGCCTTCGCCTACCCGGGATTCGTACAGGCCTATGTCCGCCCCCTGTTCTGCGAGGGAAAGGGACCGTTCCGCTGGGTGGCGATCTCGGGTGAACCCGCGGATATCGCGGCCACGGACGCCGCCGTCCTTGCGCTGTTTCCCGACAATCAGGGGCTCGCGCGCTGGATCCGCCTTGCCGCGGAGCGCGTGCCGTTCCAGGGTTTGCCGGCGCGGATCTGCTGGCTGGGATACGGAGAGCGTGCGCAGGCGGGTCTAGTGTTCAACGAGCTGGTTCGGACCGGCCGGGTGGCCGCCCCGATCGTCATCGGGCGCGATCACCTGGACGCGGGTTCGGTCGCCTCGCCGCTGCGCGAGACCGAAGGGATGCTGGATGGCTCGGATGCCATCGCCGACTGGCCGATTCTGAACGCGCTGGTGAACACCTGCGCGGGCGCGACATGGGTCTCGGTGCACCACGGCGGGGGAGTGGGCATCGGCTACTCGATCCACGCCGGACAGGTCAGCGTGGCCGACGGCACCGACCTGGCCGCGCAGAAGCTTGAGCGGGTGCTGACCACCGATCCGGGTACCGGGATTCTGCGTCACGCCGACGCCGGCTACCCCGCGGCGCTGGCCGCTGCCGATCGGTGGGGGCTGCGGCTGCCCGGCGCCTCCTAG
- a CDS encoding 5'-nucleotidase C-terminal domain-containing protein produces MRRFIVVGLIVLVLAATSAAQSPAVRLTLLYTSEHHGNVLPFDTPTAKGVGGMAARASLIAQVRGEAPNVLLLDSGDILMGTAMSSVFRGEPDILAMNLIGYDAMAAGNHEFDYGVEHFRRLVRLAKFPIISTSLRARGQELTPLFIIKQVAGLRVLIFSTLDEEWADIIHPNISRDLEYFDPIGSAQGLIRGLGRSVDLVIALTHMSNSLDLALARAVPQIHVIIGGHTDGFDGMLTAAGGRPVDAIDNPPTVYVKTHRLGATVGRLDLVVADGKVRRASARNLPVTGALAPEPAVAGLVKQYEDRLQARFAEVIGRAALFLDGERGTVRARETNLGNMISDGVREFARTDVAIINGGNIRGSINEGPITLGDAFRVLAFDNTIVTFQLTGAQIREALENGVSMVEQGAGRFAQVAGMSYAYERGRPSGQRVVELRIGGQPVDPTRRYSVATNDFLADGGDGFSVFKLGTQRRDTQMDLRDLFIEQIRRAGVVSARLDGRITAR; encoded by the coding sequence ATGCGCCGATTCATTGTCGTAGGCCTGATTGTTCTTGTCCTGGCCGCGACCTCCGCGGCCCAGAGCCCGGCGGTCCGGCTAACACTCCTGTACACCAGCGAGCACCACGGAAACGTCCTGCCGTTCGATACGCCTACTGCTAAGGGCGTGGGAGGAATGGCGGCCAGGGCCTCGCTGATCGCGCAGGTCAGGGGCGAGGCCCCCAACGTGCTGCTCCTGGATTCCGGCGATATCCTGATGGGGACCGCGATGTCGTCGGTTTTCCGCGGCGAGCCGGACATCCTGGCGATGAACCTGATCGGCTACGACGCGATGGCGGCGGGCAATCACGAGTTTGACTACGGGGTCGAGCACTTCCGTCGCCTGGTGCGCCTGGCCAAGTTCCCGATCATCTCCACCTCGCTCCGCGCTCGCGGGCAGGAACTCACCCCGCTGTTCATCATCAAGCAGGTGGCCGGCCTGCGGGTGCTGATCTTCAGCACGCTTGACGAGGAGTGGGCGGACATCATTCACCCGAATATCTCGCGCGATCTCGAGTACTTCGACCCGATAGGCAGCGCGCAGGGACTGATTCGAGGCCTGGGCCGGAGCGTGGACCTGGTCATAGCCCTGACCCACATGAGCAACTCGCTGGACCTGGCGCTGGCCCGCGCGGTTCCCCAGATCCACGTTATCATCGGGGGCCACACGGATGGCTTTGACGGCATGCTGACCGCCGCGGGAGGCCGGCCCGTGGATGCAATTGACAACCCGCCTACCGTCTACGTCAAGACCCACCGGCTGGGTGCCACCGTGGGGCGCCTCGACCTGGTTGTGGCGGACGGCAAGGTGCGCCGGGCATCTGCCCGCAACCTGCCCGTAACCGGCGCTCTGGCGCCCGAACCGGCGGTGGCAGGCCTGGTCAAGCAGTACGAGGACAGGCTCCAGGCCCGGTTCGCGGAGGTGATCGGACGGGCAGCGCTGTTCCTCGACGGTGAGCGGGGGACGGTAAGGGCGCGGGAGACCAACCTGGGCAACATGATCTCCGACGGGGTCCGGGAGTTCGCACGGACCGACGTGGCGATCATCAACGGCGGCAACATCCGCGGCTCGATCAACGAGGGGCCGATCACCCTGGGCGACGCCTTCCGGGTGCTGGCCTTCGACAACACCATCGTGACCTTCCAGTTGACCGGCGCGCAGATTCGCGAGGCCTTGGAGAACGGCGTCAGCATGGTGGAGCAGGGGGCAGGGCGCTTTGCGCAGGTGGCCGGTATGTCCTACGCGTACGAGCGGGGCCGTCCTTCCGGCCAAAGGGTGGTCGAGTTGCGGATCGGCGGGCAGCCGGTAGATCCCACCCGGCGTTACTCGGTCGCCACCAACGACTTCCTGGCCGACGGCGGGGATGGGTTTTCGGTCTTCAAGCTGGGAACACAGCGACGGGACACGCAGATGGACCTGCGCGACCTGTTCATCGAGCAGATCCGCCGCGCAGGGGTTGTCTCGGCTCGGTTGGACGGCCGCATTACAGCCCGGTAG
- a CDS encoding Ig-like domain-containing protein yields the protein MSALCPRALLGALVLVVLLAGCGSIGGLTGLPNPGVSENTPPAVTSVVPAADAVAPSDTPITATFNKAMSPDTLEVKAEPSLTFGPAQWSDDAKTVTVRPNPPLTPGVRYTVRLRARDRQGNQMASDYTWSFSATAPTGVAGEGRLRLAERIDVGLDARVFTLFAALLAATPDAPPGEPGTVRAAVRTRLAGLPAGTVDPVRRFMAERPVTLEQYVAAALLLTNPPELREPAPGPAPATSGGLTGLGPVLAQFHAQAGLADLWKAHERAYAEALEAHRREAPALLGRVADYMRVTAVPGGRITVLPSLLGAPGQGFLVRQGDRSYLVAGAPVGVDRLGLVRPFVRMLLDPVRGQSPDQVQRTEPLFLQAREAAARGGYRTWSEVVAESLVEATAIRLALSGDAAAAAVRAAYTRGLVLVDHFSAQLTDYERTATTLVEFYPRMVTAVDLELELRRWAERKPN from the coding sequence GTGTCTGCTCTCTGCCCCCGCGCGCTTCTGGGCGCACTGGTGCTTGTTGTGCTGCTGGCGGGATGCGGCTCCATCGGAGGCCTGACAGGCCTGCCCAATCCCGGCGTCTCCGAGAACACACCGCCGGCCGTCACGTCGGTGGTGCCTGCAGCGGACGCCGTGGCTCCATCGGATACGCCCATCACCGCAACCTTCAACAAGGCCATGAGCCCTGATACGCTCGAGGTCAAGGCAGAGCCTTCTCTAACCTTCGGGCCCGCGCAGTGGTCAGACGACGCCAAGACGGTCACCGTTCGGCCCAACCCTCCTCTGACTCCAGGGGTCCGGTACACGGTGCGGCTCCGGGCCAGGGACCGCCAGGGCAACCAGATGGCCTCGGACTACACCTGGAGCTTCTCGGCCACGGCGCCCACGGGCGTGGCCGGCGAAGGTCGGCTCCGCCTGGCCGAGCGGATAGACGTCGGCCTGGACGCCCGGGTGTTCACCCTTTTTGCGGCACTCCTGGCCGCCACGCCCGACGCCCCTCCCGGGGAACCCGGAACGGTGCGCGCCGCGGTGCGCACCAGGCTCGCCGGGCTGCCGGCAGGTACGGTTGATCCGGTCCGGCGGTTTATGGCAGAGCGGCCGGTCACGCTCGAGCAGTACGTGGCCGCCGCGCTGCTGCTGACAAACCCGCCCGAGCTGCGGGAGCCGGCCCCTGGACCTGCTCCTGCCACTTCGGGGGGATTGACCGGCCTCGGACCGGTGCTGGCGCAGTTCCATGCCCAGGCAGGACTGGCGGACCTGTGGAAGGCGCATGAGCGCGCCTACGCCGAAGCCCTGGAGGCCCATCGCAGGGAAGCACCGGCGCTGTTGGGCCGCGTAGCCGATTACATGAGGGTAACCGCGGTGCCGGGCGGGCGGATCACGGTGCTGCCCAGCCTGCTTGGAGCGCCCGGCCAGGGGTTCCTGGTCCGGCAGGGTGATCGCTCCTACCTTGTCGCCGGAGCGCCTGTGGGGGTGGACCGCCTTGGGCTGGTGCGGCCGTTCGTCCGGATGCTGCTCGATCCCGTCCGGGGGCAGTCCCCCGACCAGGTGCAGCGCACCGAACCGCTGTTCCTCCAGGCGCGAGAAGCAGCGGCCCGGGGTGGGTACCGTACGTGGTCCGAGGTCGTGGCCGAGAGTCTGGTCGAGGCGACGGCCATCCGGCTGGCGCTCTCCGGCGACGCCGCGGCTGCGGCCGTACGCGCGGCGTACACGCGCGGGCTGGTCCTGGTGGATCACTTCTCCGCGCAACTGACCGACTACGAACGCACGGCGACCACCCTGGTGGAGTTCTATCCCAGGATGGTCACCGCCGTGGACCTGGAGCTCGAGCTACGCCGCTGGGCGGAGCGAAAGCCGAACTAG
- a CDS encoding ASCH domain-containing protein, giving the protein MLALNFYSTVFVDALRHGVKTATIRLGDKSDKYCDGQVVWITVGRRFGTRRKIFSAVIDRVELKRLAEVTPREIERDNPQLRRHEDLVEFLSKIYGRPVTLDDEVTVIHFSRVEEGEGLPPMDV; this is encoded by the coding sequence ATGCTTGCGCTGAACTTCTACTCAACCGTTTTCGTCGATGCCCTGCGCCACGGGGTAAAGACGGCGACGATCCGGCTGGGCGACAAGAGCGACAAATACTGCGACGGCCAGGTGGTCTGGATCACGGTTGGGCGCAGGTTCGGCACCCGCCGCAAGATTTTCTCGGCCGTCATTGACCGGGTTGAGCTGAAGCGGCTTGCCGAGGTCACGCCGCGCGAGATCGAGCGGGACAACCCGCAGCTGCGGCGGCACGAGGACCTGGTGGAGTTCCTTTCCAAGATCTACGGCCGTCCGGTGACGCTCGATGACGAGGTCACCGTGATCCATTTCTCGCGGGTGGAGGAGGGCGAGGGCCTCCCGCCCATGGACGTCTAG
- a CDS encoding ECF transporter S component, whose protein sequence is MSPRLMAQVAVLAAVYVVVGQVVRFIPNPMVPGAIVALNMVVVVIAGMLLGPAAGASVGLIGTLVNALSPAGNPFEWAAIVPHVVMGFAAGLAGRRHLILGALTIIVGHALNIVAFILVGLIPASQVAVTIFSIGLLAEVAIDVAVILAAVPLLRPVVRAGSPSR, encoded by the coding sequence ATGTCACCACGGTTGATGGCCCAGGTGGCCGTCCTTGCGGCGGTCTACGTTGTGGTAGGGCAGGTGGTCCGGTTCATTCCCAACCCGATGGTGCCCGGAGCCATCGTGGCCCTCAACATGGTGGTGGTAGTGATAGCGGGCATGCTCCTGGGGCCCGCGGCCGGGGCGTCCGTCGGGCTGATAGGTACCCTCGTAAATGCCCTCAGCCCTGCGGGGAACCCCTTCGAGTGGGCCGCCATCGTTCCGCACGTGGTCATGGGGTTTGCAGCCGGCCTGGCGGGCCGGCGACACCTGATCCTGGGCGCGCTGACGATCATCGTCGGCCACGCTCTCAACATCGTGGCCTTCATACTGGTGGGACTGATCCCTGCCTCGCAGGTTGCTGTGACGATCTTCTCGATCGGCCTGCTGGCCGAGGTGGCAATTGACGTGGCCGTGATCCTGGCGGCGGTCCCGCTCCTGCGGCCGGTGGTGCGCGCCGGTTCACCCTCCCGGTAG
- the tilS gene encoding tRNA lysidine(34) synthetase TilS: MTRAQTLRMRHRVRQTLRRHRMLSGGETVVVAVSGGPDSMALLHLLLRLRDELSLRLHVVTVDHGIHRAGSEHAAFVRRTARAWGIPVSSVRANARSWARRHRLTLEEAARAVRYGALARVARRIGASHLALAHTADDQVETVLLWLLRGASADGLAGMPATRQHDGLRVIRPLLDLWRHEIVAYLGAEGVPCRTDPTNRLRGPLRNRIRMDLIPHLSGYNPGVKAVLRRLAEQAADDAALMDRLSEEAGSKALRRRAGVIAIDAAQFAALPVALQRRVAHRALCEAGGKIRDVKFVHIERIRAMAESGRSGELADLPGLRAERRGGRVVIERARGTGPRRMLQ, encoded by the coding sequence ATGACCCGCGCGCAGACACTCCGGATGCGCCACCGCGTGCGCCAGACGCTCCGGCGTCACCGCATGCTTTCCGGCGGCGAGACGGTGGTCGTGGCGGTCTCGGGCGGGCCGGACTCTATGGCGCTGCTGCACCTCCTGTTGCGCCTGCGCGACGAGCTCTCCCTGCGGCTGCACGTGGTCACGGTAGACCACGGCATCCATCGAGCCGGCAGCGAGCATGCCGCTTTCGTCCGGCGCACAGCGCGGGCCTGGGGAATCCCGGTATCGTCCGTCCGCGCAAACGCGAGATCCTGGGCGCGACGGCACCGTCTTACGCTTGAGGAAGCCGCAAGGGCAGTGCGGTACGGTGCGCTGGCGCGGGTCGCCAGGCGCATCGGTGCCTCGCACCTGGCCCTGGCGCACACGGCCGACGATCAGGTAGAAACCGTGCTGCTCTGGCTGCTTCGGGGGGCAAGCGCCGATGGGCTCGCAGGTATGCCGGCCACCAGGCAGCACGATGGGCTGCGTGTGATCAGGCCCCTGTTGGATCTGTGGCGCCATGAGATCGTCGCCTACCTGGGGGCCGAAGGCGTGCCCTGCAGGACCGACCCGACAAACCGGCTGCGCGGGCCGCTTCGGAACCGCATCCGCATGGACTTGATCCCCCACCTGTCGGGGTATAACCCGGGTGTCAAGGCCGTGCTGCGGCGTCTGGCAGAGCAGGCGGCCGATGATGCGGCCCTGATGGACCGCCTCTCAGAAGAGGCCGGTTCAAAGGCGCTCAGGCGCCGGGCGGGTGTCATTGCGATTGACGCCGCGCAGTTCGCCGCGTTGCCCGTGGCCCTGCAACGCCGTGTGGCGCACCGGGCTCTGTGCGAGGCCGGCGGGAAGATTCGGGACGTGAAGTTCGTCCATATAGAGCGGATCCGCGCGATGGCCGAAAGCGGGCGGTCCGGGGAGCTGGCGGACCTGCCCGGGCTGCGCGCGGAGCGCAGGGGAGGCCGCGTCGTGATCGAGCGCGCACGCGGCACCGGCCCCCGCCGGATGTTACAATAG